One window of the Oncorhynchus keta strain PuntledgeMale-10-30-2019 chromosome 31, Oket_V2, whole genome shotgun sequence genome contains the following:
- the LOC118364626 gene encoding carcinoembryonic antigen-related cell adhesion molecule 5-like isoform X3: MVRMDSRPFNFYLSLCFHVVGLCYGNGLLPAESMVGEVTHNVIFTIVNPPNTPFRVVVWTANGTNVITSGGNVDDDIGTGYVGRITLNSTTGSLELRNLVLSDTGEYVVSIIAAGLGPKEGSTTLRVYAPVSKMTITANNIDLVEFNSSVSLSCSSSGSSLSYRWLNGSSEFTASDGVQLDDGNSTLTIVRVTRYDQGPFWCIVSNPINSDNESITLTISYGPENITLKVTPLDVLYGSGSDLTLSCSAESSPPAQFQWALNGELLSNQGPVLRLENIQASQSERISSAKLTISPNPPIIEGGSVTLTCDASGSISNRDWMKNGQPLSPSERIIFSEDNKTVSISPLNLTDSGIFLCHLSNLLSDESASYNLNVNLKGSTQGGPNVGAIVGGSLGAVAVVAVTVIGVVLAMKKGYFKKITSGGRTVGNTGESSTNGGGKGGNQELNYADITQFQKRDGGSVQLGNLGISSTEYAQVRVNNRPGQPT; the protein is encoded by the exons ATGGTTCGAATGGATTCTCGACCCTTTAACTTTTACCTTTCACTATGTTTTCATGTTGTAG GGTTGTGTTATGGAAACGGTTTGTTACCAGCAGAATCCATGGTCGGGGAGGTTACACACAATGTGATATTCACAATCGTTAATCCACCAAACACACCATTTAGGGTAGTAGTCTGGACAGCTAATGGTACTAATGTAATAACCAGTGGGGGCAACGTGGATGACGATATAGGCACTGGATATGTAGGAAGAATCACTCTGAACTCTACTACTGGATCTCTGGAACTCAGGAATCTAGTCCTGAGTGACACGGGAGAATATGTAGTCTCTATAATAGCAGCTGGACTTGGACCAAAGGAAGGGTCTACTACATTGAGGGTATATG CGCCAGTCTCCAAGATGACAATAACTGCCAACAACATAGACTTAGTGGAGTTCAACAGctctgtcagtctgtcctgctcctcctctggCTCCTCCCTCTCTTACCGCTGGCTGAATGGCAGCTCAGAGTTCACAGCCAGTGATGGAGTTCAGCTTGATGATGGAAACAGCACTCTCACCATAGTCAGAGTGACCCGGTATGACCAGGGGCCGTTCTGGTGTATTGTCTCCAACCCCATCAACAGTGACAATGAGAGTATAACCCTCACCatcagct ATGGTCCAGaaaacataacattgaaggtGACCCCTCTAGATGTACTGTATGGATCAGGGTCAGACCTCACTCTGTCCTGCTCAGCTGAGTCCAGTCCTCCTGCCCAGTTTCAGTGGGCTCTGAATGGAGAACTGCTGTCCAATCAGGGACCAGTACTCAGGCTGGAGAACATCCAGgccagtcagagtg AAAGAATATCTAGTGCTAAACTCACAATTTCCCCAAACCCTCCAATCATCGAAGGGGGTTCTGTCACCTTAACCTGTGATGCTTCTGGCTCCATCAGCAACAGAGACTGGATGAAGAATGGTCAGCCTCTGTCTCCTAGTGAAAGAATCATCTTCTCTGAGGATAATAAGACCGTTTCTATCAGTCCTTTGAATTTAACAGATTCTGGAATATTCCTGTGTCATCTCTCCAACCTTCTCAGCGATGAGAGTGCATCTTACAATCTCAATGTTAATT TGAAGGGATCAACACAAGGTGGACCGAATGTCGGTGCCATCGTTGGTGGTAGTTTGGGTGCAGTAGCTGTGGTTGCAGTGACAGTGATAGGTGTGGTGCTAGCTATGAAAAAGGG CTACTTCAAGAAAATAACTTCCGGTGGAAGGACAGTTGGCAACA CAGGTGAAAGCTCTACTAAtggaggggggaaaggaggaaACCAG
- the LOC118364626 gene encoding carcinoembryonic antigen-related cell adhesion molecule 5-like isoform X2 — MVRMDSRPFNFYLSLCFHVVGLCYGNGLLPAESMVGEVTHNVIFTIVNPPNTPFRVVVWTANGTNVITSGGNVDDDIGTGYVGRITLNSTTGSLELRNLVLSDTGEYVVSIIAAGLGPKEGSTTLRVYAPVSKMTITANNIDLVEFNSSVSLSCSSSGSSLSYRWLNGSSEFTASDGVQLDDGNSTLTIVRVTRYDQGPFWCIVSNPINSDNESITLTISYGPENITLKVTPLDVLYGSGSDLTLSCSAESSPPAQFQWALNGELLSNQGPVLRLENIQASQSGRYSCWAHNTRTLRYQTSEPSDITVLERISSAKLTISPNPPIIEGGSVTLTCDASGSISNRDWMKNGQPLSPSERIIFSEDNKTVSISPLNLTDSGIFLCHLSNLLSDESASYNLNVNLKGSTQGGPNVGAIVGGSLGAVAVVAVTVIGVVLAMKKGYFKKITSGGRTVGNSESSTNGGGKGGNQELNYADITQFQKRDGGSVQLGNLGISSTEYAQVRVNNRPGQPT; from the exons ATGGTTCGAATGGATTCTCGACCCTTTAACTTTTACCTTTCACTATGTTTTCATGTTGTAG GGTTGTGTTATGGAAACGGTTTGTTACCAGCAGAATCCATGGTCGGGGAGGTTACACACAATGTGATATTCACAATCGTTAATCCACCAAACACACCATTTAGGGTAGTAGTCTGGACAGCTAATGGTACTAATGTAATAACCAGTGGGGGCAACGTGGATGACGATATAGGCACTGGATATGTAGGAAGAATCACTCTGAACTCTACTACTGGATCTCTGGAACTCAGGAATCTAGTCCTGAGTGACACGGGAGAATATGTAGTCTCTATAATAGCAGCTGGACTTGGACCAAAGGAAGGGTCTACTACATTGAGGGTATATG CGCCAGTCTCCAAGATGACAATAACTGCCAACAACATAGACTTAGTGGAGTTCAACAGctctgtcagtctgtcctgctcctcctctggCTCCTCCCTCTCTTACCGCTGGCTGAATGGCAGCTCAGAGTTCACAGCCAGTGATGGAGTTCAGCTTGATGATGGAAACAGCACTCTCACCATAGTCAGAGTGACCCGGTATGACCAGGGGCCGTTCTGGTGTATTGTCTCCAACCCCATCAACAGTGACAATGAGAGTATAACCCTCACCatcagct ATGGTCCAGaaaacataacattgaaggtGACCCCTCTAGATGTACTGTATGGATCAGGGTCAGACCTCACTCTGTCCTGCTCAGCTGAGTCCAGTCCTCCTGCCCAGTTTCAGTGGGCTCTGAATGGAGAACTGCTGTCCAATCAGGGACCAGTACTCAGGCTGGAGAACATCCAGgccagtcagagtggtaggtacAGCTGCTGGGCCCATAATACCAGAACCCTGAGGTACCAGACATCTGAGCCCTCTGACATCACTGTGCTGG AAAGAATATCTAGTGCTAAACTCACAATTTCCCCAAACCCTCCAATCATCGAAGGGGGTTCTGTCACCTTAACCTGTGATGCTTCTGGCTCCATCAGCAACAGAGACTGGATGAAGAATGGTCAGCCTCTGTCTCCTAGTGAAAGAATCATCTTCTCTGAGGATAATAAGACCGTTTCTATCAGTCCTTTGAATTTAACAGATTCTGGAATATTCCTGTGTCATCTCTCCAACCTTCTCAGCGATGAGAGTGCATCTTACAATCTCAATGTTAATT TGAAGGGATCAACACAAGGTGGACCGAATGTCGGTGCCATCGTTGGTGGTAGTTTGGGTGCAGTAGCTGTGGTTGCAGTGACAGTGATAGGTGTGGTGCTAGCTATGAAAAAGGG CTACTTCAAGAAAATAACTTCCGGTGGAAGGACAGTTGGCAACA GTGAAAGCTCTACTAAtggaggggggaaaggaggaaACCAG
- the LOC118364626 gene encoding carcinoembryonic antigen-related cell adhesion molecule 5-like isoform X1 yields MVRMDSRPFNFYLSLCFHVVGLCYGNGLLPAESMVGEVTHNVIFTIVNPPNTPFRVVVWTANGTNVITSGGNVDDDIGTGYVGRITLNSTTGSLELRNLVLSDTGEYVVSIIAAGLGPKEGSTTLRVYAPVSKMTITANNIDLVEFNSSVSLSCSSSGSSLSYRWLNGSSEFTASDGVQLDDGNSTLTIVRVTRYDQGPFWCIVSNPINSDNESITLTISYGPENITLKVTPLDVLYGSGSDLTLSCSAESSPPAQFQWALNGELLSNQGPVLRLENIQASQSGRYSCWAHNTRTLRYQTSEPSDITVLERISSAKLTISPNPPIIEGGSVTLTCDASGSISNRDWMKNGQPLSPSERIIFSEDNKTVSISPLNLTDSGIFLCHLSNLLSDESASYNLNVNLKGSTQGGPNVGAIVGGSLGAVAVVAVTVIGVVLAMKKGYFKKITSGGRTVGNTGESSTNGGGKGGNQELNYADITQFQKRDGGSVQLGNLGISSTEYAQVRVNNRPGQPT; encoded by the exons ATGGTTCGAATGGATTCTCGACCCTTTAACTTTTACCTTTCACTATGTTTTCATGTTGTAG GGTTGTGTTATGGAAACGGTTTGTTACCAGCAGAATCCATGGTCGGGGAGGTTACACACAATGTGATATTCACAATCGTTAATCCACCAAACACACCATTTAGGGTAGTAGTCTGGACAGCTAATGGTACTAATGTAATAACCAGTGGGGGCAACGTGGATGACGATATAGGCACTGGATATGTAGGAAGAATCACTCTGAACTCTACTACTGGATCTCTGGAACTCAGGAATCTAGTCCTGAGTGACACGGGAGAATATGTAGTCTCTATAATAGCAGCTGGACTTGGACCAAAGGAAGGGTCTACTACATTGAGGGTATATG CGCCAGTCTCCAAGATGACAATAACTGCCAACAACATAGACTTAGTGGAGTTCAACAGctctgtcagtctgtcctgctcctcctctggCTCCTCCCTCTCTTACCGCTGGCTGAATGGCAGCTCAGAGTTCACAGCCAGTGATGGAGTTCAGCTTGATGATGGAAACAGCACTCTCACCATAGTCAGAGTGACCCGGTATGACCAGGGGCCGTTCTGGTGTATTGTCTCCAACCCCATCAACAGTGACAATGAGAGTATAACCCTCACCatcagct ATGGTCCAGaaaacataacattgaaggtGACCCCTCTAGATGTACTGTATGGATCAGGGTCAGACCTCACTCTGTCCTGCTCAGCTGAGTCCAGTCCTCCTGCCCAGTTTCAGTGGGCTCTGAATGGAGAACTGCTGTCCAATCAGGGACCAGTACTCAGGCTGGAGAACATCCAGgccagtcagagtggtaggtacAGCTGCTGGGCCCATAATACCAGAACCCTGAGGTACCAGACATCTGAGCCCTCTGACATCACTGTGCTGG AAAGAATATCTAGTGCTAAACTCACAATTTCCCCAAACCCTCCAATCATCGAAGGGGGTTCTGTCACCTTAACCTGTGATGCTTCTGGCTCCATCAGCAACAGAGACTGGATGAAGAATGGTCAGCCTCTGTCTCCTAGTGAAAGAATCATCTTCTCTGAGGATAATAAGACCGTTTCTATCAGTCCTTTGAATTTAACAGATTCTGGAATATTCCTGTGTCATCTCTCCAACCTTCTCAGCGATGAGAGTGCATCTTACAATCTCAATGTTAATT TGAAGGGATCAACACAAGGTGGACCGAATGTCGGTGCCATCGTTGGTGGTAGTTTGGGTGCAGTAGCTGTGGTTGCAGTGACAGTGATAGGTGTGGTGCTAGCTATGAAAAAGGG CTACTTCAAGAAAATAACTTCCGGTGGAAGGACAGTTGGCAACA CAGGTGAAAGCTCTACTAAtggaggggggaaaggaggaaACCAG